A genomic segment from Drosophila miranda strain MSH22 chromosome 3, D.miranda_PacBio2.1, whole genome shotgun sequence encodes:
- the LOC108159544 gene encoding uncharacterized protein LOC108159544 isoform X16 has protein sequence MPNNRNRNRNRNRNKRNRNQNQNQNQNQQQQEQREEEQQQDPQPEAEASSSSIADNGNSGSVSNELDTGTATNKVAVDPQLGEWEEPPKAAAAAAVEEEEKESTNHVAKDETEEKEPSTSSNQTEMGSKNSKHQTDKSGKQSSNESEKHKKELEQQEVPPLKAPGSPRQAKVIVHRIVREADETDGAEQPKGESPIQDQSQDQQQSNTSQDLKEDVAQRNEEVPVPHVAPHPQGPPLQRSTKVIIHQIRLERDDHAADQERKGKPTFEEISTTSPAPPGSLSLSQGPGSGTLSPPPRYLVESPKNVSGAVGQFTHFARDVQIQELELTSDCSSGEFNVLASPLVCEADSETEAAPATPTSTSPPDLQPSSRAEQQEQLRQKRAQKRNALETHFLPQLMHPRYLDSILEENSDLAGVGHPGLNRSSSSGNDLAGMRVPKVTETFPKSQLDFSRRHKRREEPVALMLETKLIEEASDLESCTRLQSALSPQSEDAELVYLSSSASSSMSDLMELELEQAAALAERALVDLDTDASKLFRRPDDEMSSTTTTDPATSSNETETEGELETETETERDAESRESTPVNQFVGNAGAEAGASASSSLSSLLSAATPTPTAEQPTRAEDTFVSFGSIREQAPEASGGSIGAASALSATREEFVRNMEKVRELIEMTRREQEHEETRDGVVSAPTAPEQSGMPRSPSPPPIPPPPAGLQHYNPTTSPDHPHTVSSGALAPLLLSRQESAESHCSDSTQHSQCTAINLASPPPSFASSSPPPQPQTQPQKQPQPPTPPLRQQQYHAPKYPVPLSAPAPAPAFTCTHPEPPTEQQQQQESEISVADDEPEPESESESDPIKKLRLLCTETLASMPYGEQVLEELASVAQDIAEPGAQPHNSTTMPYPLPEMPHIRELQLSTKHENKSSSSSSFSSSAWLGMPTQADPKLLVCLSPAQRPLVGETKPDQLLDDHQKFVERRGYHELSSAQVRALDSEQEQQQQQKQSEMLKTAAMMRELRKSLTPTPPPVPVKSAETAAKASAKRDDASDPKKNAASVGASSSIENKPRRAADPIEQQSTEQQEQQEQHQQQQTRSSHQMNSSTDFRFPATSMGGMESELARMFPSMAQQQGDIFEEQRKRFSNIETSNSQQPRAQQSKRYSNIETSSYESKKRTENGQVIYDITNSSHEKQSNRFPVAETEARSGSPDHAPPPPVPPPPIMSATKLNGSTTANTFIEDDDAPKNSRQEPDRRENGARNRESGTASTSTFGGTYEEFRQRAKAAVDAIGGPRPPPPAPANGLDNEKVFKDFDRLSQQMNAELQSTRERREKSASLFDLSGMTRSQGKHPLEELKQRRHAHMQELEREIERSSRSRQERMSSVPRNMESTPTSRTYEIPIELELEQGQEQRSRRAESMCNLSEPRPRPHTSVGHYNYSNNNSSLSQDDWARYASDLGYSENIARPFAREVEICYQRQGQNPTPRQSQPIRAPRLSASTNDLSSSGHQHSFDSHNAYGGRRTHAPMLSQAPQQQRPHYASCYSMIERDPNPKYISTTSRRGVSPGPAPSPVIGVPPPAYDRQQRRSSLPRELHEQQLKYILSKEEELRLEVERLQLERRRLMEEMQRAPILPPPQRRESYRPAAKLPTLSEDEVFRQQMAEEWMNKVAEREERRQHKIIKISKIEDEQDHATERANISDEFLSAVKERRHKLAMPADSDWESGAESQPQANPQVGVAANESSSDVEAAPVRILEGQAEASLRQLPRHLREFAKFSTSEQMPDGAQVERHEQQERREEATDHSHSSASQKTSIVKTYKVSRLPPSVQARPSYKSNGYVSEPEPNYDSDYSTVRYRTQNPHRVQSVSSAVNVRNLSQDEKLYGTMPNPIKSAQNSYKNQPGRIEDYTTGHSSVSEKEKKENLEQSKLSPLYTEGNLSRALAKESGYTSDSNLVFRKKELPVSSPLSPVEQRQAYKSLQAGGEPPLFGFRKPAPERPRDPDSNAPPIPPQPPIKGLYSSTYDLPYSTDTIDGSDVNIHFKTPIRHEQKQHIPEEELATRQAEHMQKLYHEERRRKYLQELQDMNSRRHTDNFTPSQKSPIALNRYDDFPTDVTLKSLVGPKTVARALYNFQGQSSKELSFRKGDTIYIRRQIDPNWYEGEHNAMIGLLPASYVEIVSRDGARTPSKRPSEGQARAKYNFQAQSGVELSLNKGELVTLTRRVDGNWFEGKIANRKGIFPVSYVEVLTDIGAEDIAARTTTVISSQSTTNLRPNLDVLRTNINNEFNTLTQNGAQPVNGILKETRTLHKTDALHVDTSSEPLAYRALYKYRPQNSDELELLEGDLVHVLEKCDDGWFVGTSQRTGCFGTFPGNYVERA, from the exons ATGCCCAATAATCGCAATCGCAATCGTAATCGCAATCGCAACAAACGCAAtcgaaaccaaaaccaaaaccaaaatcaaaaccagcagcagcaggaacaacgggaggaggagcagcagcaggatccccagccagaggcagaggcatcATCTTCTTCCATAGCTGATAATGGAAATTCTGGCAGCGTTTCAAATGAATTGGACACGGGCACCGCCACCAACAAAGTTGCTGTGGATCCGCAGCTAGGAGAGTGGGAAGAGCCAccgaaagcagcagcagcagcagcagtagaagaagaagaaaaggaATCCACAAATCACGTAGCGAAAGACGAGACGGAAGAAAAAGAACCATCTACGAGCAGCAACCAAACAGAGATGGGGTCCAAAAACTCCAAGCATCAGACGGATAAATCCGGCAAGCAATCCAGCAATGAGTCGGAGAAGCACAAAAAGGAGTTGGAGCAGCAGGAGGTGCCTCCGTTAAAGGCACCGGGAAGTCCCCGACAAGCCAAGGTCATAGTGCATCGCATTGTGCGGGAAGCGGATGAGACAGATGGGGCAGAGCAGCCAAAAGGGGAATCCCCCATTCAGGATCAATCACAGGATCAGCAGCAGTCAAACACTAGTCAAGATCTGAAAGAAGATGTCGCACAACGCAATGAAGAAGTCCCTGTTCCTCATGTTGCCCCACATCCTCAGGGGCCGCCGCTGCAGCGCAGCACAAAAGTGATCATCCACCAGATACGCCTGGAAAGGGACGATCACGCGGCCGATCAAGAGCGTAAAGGTAAGCCCACCTTTGAGGAGATCAGCACCACCTCACCAGCACCCCCCGGTTCGCTGAGCCTCAGCCAAGGACCAGGATCAGGCACTCTGTCGCCGCCGCCGCGCTATCTGGTAGAGTCGCCCAAGAACGTGTCCGGCGCCGTGGGACAGTTCACGCACTTCGCCCGCGACGTGCAGAtccaggagctggagctgacCAGCGACTGCAGCTCCGGGGAGTTCAATGTACTGGCCTCGCCGCTTGTGTGCGAGGCGGACTCCGAAACGGAGGCAGCACCGGCCACGCCCACGTCAACATCCCCGCCGGATTTGCAGCCGTCCAGCCGCGCCGAGCAACAAGAACAGCTGCGGCAGAAGCGCGCCCAGAAACGGAACGCCCTGGAGACGCACTTCCTGCCGCAGCTGATGCACCCGCGCTACCTGGACAGCATCCTGGAGGAGAACAGCGATCTGGCAGGTGTCGGGCATCCCGGCCTAAATCGCAGCAGCTCCTCCGGAAACGATCTGGCGGGGATGCGCGTTCCGAAGGTGACCGAAACGTTCCCCAAGAGCCAGCTGGACTTTAGCCGTCGGCACAAGCGCAGGGAGGAGCCGGTGGCCCTCATGCTGGAGACGAAGCTGATCGAAGAGGCCAGCGACCTCGAGAGCTGCACTAGACTGCAGAGCGCACTGTCGCCCCAGTCGGAGGACGCGGAATTGGTGTACCTCAGCTCCTCGGCCTCCAGCAGCATGTCCGATCTGATGGAGCTCGAGCTGGAGCAGGCCGCCGCTCTGGCTGAGCGCGCCCTCGTCGACCTGGACACGGATGCCAGCAAACTGTTCCGACGGCCCGACGACGAGATGAGCAGCACGACCACCACGGATCCGGCCACGTCATCGAACGAGACGGAAACGGAGGGCGAACTGGagacggaaacggaaacggagAGGGACGCGGAGAGTCGCGAGAGCACACCTGTTAACCAATTCGTGGGCAACGCGGGAGCGGAAGCAGGAGCGTCGGCTAGCAGCTCGTTGTCTTCTCTTTTGAGTGCGGCAACGCCGACGCCCACAGCAGAGCAGCCAACGAGAGCAGAAGATACATTTGTATCTTTCGGATCGATTCGCGAACAGGCCCCAGAAGCCAGCGGCGGCAGTATCGGTGCAGCGTCAGCGCTGTCGGCCACGCGAGAGGAGTTCGTTCGCAATATGGAAAAAGTGCGCGAGTTGATCGAGATGACGCGACGCGAGCAGGAGCACGAGGAGACCAGAGATGGAGTCGTGTCCGCTCCGACTGCTCCGGAGCAGTCCGGTATGCCACGTTCGCCATCGCCCCCGCCCATTCCGCCGCCACCCGCTGGCCTACAGCACTACAATCCCACCACCAGTCCCGACCACCCCCACACAGTGTCCTCCGGTGCCTTGGCGCCTCTCCTGCTTAGCCGCCAGGAGTCCGCGGAGTCGCACTGCTCGGACAGCACCCAGCACAGCCAGTGCACGGCCATCAATCTGGCCTCGCCCCCGCCCAGCTTTGCTAGCAGCAGTCCcccgccacagccacagacacagccacagaaacagccacagccacccaCACCGCCCCTCAGACAACAACAGTACCATGCACCAAAATACCCTGTTCCTCTTTCCGCTCCTGCACCTGCTCCTGCTTTCACCTGCACCCACCCAGAACCCCCCaccgagcagcagcagcagcaagagtCAGAGATTTCAGTTGCAGATGACGAACCGGAaccggaatcggaatcggaatcggatcCCATAAAGAAGCTTCGCCTGCTGTGCACCGAGACCTTGGCGTCTATGCCGTATGGCGAGCAGGTGCTCGAGGAACTAGCCAGCGTGGCCCAGGACATAGCGGAGCCAGGAGCGCAGCCGCACAACTCCACCACGATGCCCTATCCCCTGCCAGAGATGCCCCACATTCGGGAGCTGCAGCTGTCCACCAAACACGAGAAcaagtcgtcgtcgtcgtcgtcgttctCCTCTTCCGCCTGGCTGGGCATGCCCACACAGGCGGATCCCAAGCTGCTGGTATGCCTGTCGCCGGCACAGCGTCCACTGGTCGGAGAGACCAAGCCCGATCAGCTGCTGGACGACCATCAGAAGTTCGTGGAGCGACGAGGCTACCACGAGCTGAGCAGCGCCCAAGTGCGTGCCCTCGACAGCGAgcaggagcaacagcagcagcagaagcagagcgAGATGCTCAAGACGGCGGCCATGATGCGAGAGTTGCGCAAGAGCCTGACACCCACGCCGCCGCCAGTGCCAGTGAAGAGCGCCGAAACAGCGGCCAAGGCGAGCGCCAAGAGAGATGACGCAAGCGACCCGAAGAAGAACGCAGCATCAGTGGGAGCATCGTCATCGATTGAAAATAAACCAAGGCGAGCAGCTGATCCCATCGAGCAGCAATCGACAGAGCAGCAAGAGCAGCaagagcagcaccagcagcagcagaccagATCCAGCCACCAGATGAACAGCAGCACGGACTTCAGATTCCCGGCCACCTCAATGGGCGGAATGGAGAGCGAGCTGGCCAGGATGTTCCCCAGCATGGCCCAGCAGCAGGGCGACATCTTTGAGGAGCAGCGCAAGCGCTTCTCCAACATCGAGACGTCCAACAGCCAGCAGCCAAGGGCGCAGCAGAGCAAGCGGTACTCGAACATCGAGACCAGCTCGTACGAGTCGAAGAAGCGCACGGAGAACGGTCAGGTGATCTACGACATAACGAATTCCAGCCACGAGAAGCAGAGCAACCGCTTCCCGGTAGCGGAGACAGAGGCCAGGTCGGGTTCCCCCGACCACGCCCCGCCGCCACCCGTCCCACCGCCGCCAATTATGTCAGCAACGAAATTAAACGGTTCGACTACGGCAAACACTTTCATTGAGGATGATGACGCGCCCAAAAATAGCCGGCAAGAGCCGGATAGGCGAGAGAATGGCGCGAGAAATCGCGAGAGTGGCACTGCCTCTACCTCCACCTTTGGCGGCACGTATGAGGAATTTCGGCAGCGTGCCAAGGCAGCCGTGGATGCCATTGGAGGACCCCGACCACCACCCCCCGCCCCGGCCAACGGGTTGGACAATGAGAAGGTGTTCAAGGACTTCGATCGGCTCTCGCAGCAGATGAACGCCGAGCTGCAGTCCACGAGGGAGCGGCGCGAGAAGTCCGCCTCGCTCTTCGATCTCAGCGGGATGACCAGGAGCCAGGGGAAGCATCCGCTGGAGGAGTTGAAGCAGCGGCGGCACGCCCACATGCAGGAGCTTGAGCGGGAGATCGAGCGGTCTTCCCGATCGCGGCAGGAGCGCATGTCCTCGGTGCCACGCAACATGGAGAGCACACCCACGTCCAGGACCTACGAGATTCCCATcgaactggagctggagcaggggcaggagcagcgTTCCCGGCGCGCCGAATCCATGTGCAACCTGAGCGAGCCACGCCCACGGCCACACACCTCCGTGGGGCACTACAactacagcaacaacaacagcagcttGTCGCAGGACGACTGGGCGCGTTATGCCAGCGATCTGGGATACTCGGAGAACATCGCGCGACCCTTTGCCCGCGAGGTGGAGATCTGCTACCAGCGTCAGGGACAGAATCCGACTCCCAGGCAATCGCAGCCCATCCGGGCGCCACGCCTCTCTGCCAGCACCAACGACCTGAGCAGCAGTGGCCACCAGCACAGCTTCGATAGCCACAACGCGTACGGCGGCCGGAGGACGCACGCGCCCATGCTTAGCCAGgcgccacagcagcagcggccccACTACGCCAGCTGCTACTCGATGATCGAGCGAGATCCGAATCCGAAGTACATCAGCACCACCTCCAGGCGAGGCGTGAGCCCGGGCCCAGCTCCATCGCCAGTCATAGGCGTACCGCCGCCAGCCTATGATCGCCAGCAGAGGCGATCCTCGCTGCCGCGTGAGCTGCACGAGCAGCAGCTCAAGTACATCCTGTCCAAGGAGGAGGAACTGCGCCTGGAGGTGGAGCGGCTGCAGCTGGAGCGCCGTCGCCTGATGGAGGAGATGCAGCGGGCGCCCATATTGCCGCCGCCACAGCGACGGGAGAGCTATCGGCCGGCGGCCAAGCTGCCGACGCTCAGCGAGGACGAGGTGTTCCGCCAGCAGATGGCCGAGGAGTGGATGAACAAGGTGGCCGAGCGTGAGGAGCGGCGCCAGCACAAGATCATCAAGATCTCCAAGATCGAGGACGAGCAGGACCATGCCACAGAGCGGGCCAACATAAGCGACGAGTTCCTCAGCGCCGTCAAGGAGCGACGCCACAAGCTGGCCATGCCGGCGGACAGTGACTGGGAAAGCGGGGCCGAATCGCAGCCCCAGGCCAACCCCCAGGTGGGCGTGGCCGCCAACGAGTCGTCGTCGGATGTGGAGGCAGCGCCCGTGCGCATCCTCGAGGGCCAGGCGGAGGCCAGTCTGCGACAGCTTCCGAGGCATCTGCGCGAATTTGCCAAGTTCTCGACTAGCGAACAGATGCCGGATGGGGCACAGGTGGAGCGGCACGAGCAGCAGGAGCGGCGCGAGGAGGCCACGGACCACTCGCACAGCAGTGCCAGCCAGAAGACCAGCATCGTGAAGACGTACAAGGTGTCGCGTCTGCCGCCTTCCGTGCAGG CCCGTCCGTCGTACAAGAGCAACGGTTACGTATCAGAGCCCGAACCCAACTACGACTCCGACTACTCCACGGTGAGGTACCGCACACAGAATCCGCATCGAGTGCAGTCAGTCTCCTCGGCCGTCAATGTGCGAAACCTGAGCCAGGACGAGAA GTTGTATGGTACTATGCCAAATCCCATCAAGTCGGCTCAGAATTCGTATAAAAATCAGCCAGGTCGCATCGAGGACTACACCACAGGACATTCGTCTGTGTCCGAAAAGGAGAAGAAGGAG AATCTAGAACAATCGAAGCTATCTCCACTCTACACAGAAGGCAACTTGTCCAG AGCTCTGGCCAAGGAATCCGGCTACACCAGCGACTCCAACCTAGTCTTCCGCAAGAAGGAGCTGCCCGTCAGCAGTCCCCTCAGCCCCGTGGAGCAGCGACAGGCCTACAAGAGTCTACAGGCAGGCGGAGAACCGCCCCTTTTCGGCTTCCGCAAGCCAGCGCCCGAGAGGCCCAGAG ATCCCGACTCGAACGCGCCCCCCATACCCCCACAGCCGCCAATCAAGGGCCTCTACAGCTCCACCTACGACCTACCGTACAGCACTGACACTATCGATGGCTCAG ACGTCAACATTCACTTCAAGACACCGATAAGGCATGAGCAGAAGCAGCACATACCGGAGGAGGAACTAGCCACACGCCAAGCGGAGCATATGCAGAAGCTGTACCACGAGGAGCGACGCCGCAAGTATCTACAGGAGCTGCAGGACATGAACTCTCGACGCCACACGGACAACTTCACGCCCTCGCAGAAGTCCCCGATCGCCCTAAACCGCTACGATGACTTCCCCACCGACGTGACGCTCAAGTCGCTGGTGGGTCCCAAAACCGTTGCCCGGGCCCTCTACAACTTCCAGGGACAGAGCTCCAA AGAGCTCTCCTTCCGCAAGGGCGACACCATCTACATAAGGCGGCAGATCGATCCCAATTGGTATGAGGGTGAGCACAATGCGATGATCGGGTTGCTGCCAGCGAGCTATGTGGAG ATTGTTAGCCGCGATGGCGCCCGCACTCCGTCCAAGCGGCCATCGGAGGGCCAGGCTCGTGCCAAATACAATTTCCAGGCCCAGTCGGGCGTAGAGCTATCTCTGAACAAGGGAGAGCTGGTCACGCTGACGCGTAGGGTGGATGGAAACTGGTTCGAGGGCAAGATCGCCAACAGGAAGGGCATATTCCCAGTGTCCTATGTGGAG GTGCTCACGGACATTGGAGCCGAGGATATCGCGGCCAGAACAACGACCGTGATCAGCAGCCAGAGCACCACAAATCTGCGGCCCAATCTGGATGTGCTGCGCACAAACATCAACAATGAGTTCAACACGCTGACCCAGAACGGAGCCCAGCCCGTGAACGGAATCCTGAAAGAAACGCGGACGCTGCACAAGACGGACGCACTCCACGTGGACACCAGCTCCGAGCCACTGGC CTATCGCGCCCTGTACAAGTACCGGCCACAGAACTCCGATGAACTGGAGCTGCTGGAGGGGGATTTGGTGCACGTGCTGGAGAAGTGCGACGACGGATGGTTCGTGGGCACCTCGCAGCGCACCGGCTGCTTTGGCACATTCCCCGGCAACTATGTGGAACGCGCCTAA
- the LOC108159544 gene encoding sorbin and SH3 domain-containing protein 1 isoform X21, translated as MGQEYTQSTGTTMFAPKFKARAPSGSGVWTPYGSASDLNHSSSAAPTPPPPPTQPVWTPQPSPSLSGRKEFRPVRFESPTLPRRYTALQQQPQQPQQQEPQTKSTTTIPPWSHTNGDPYSDYTETDCSAHFGPVAPSASVSDKIRTFERSASTSELQRPFVRRQLSDTSRPAYRPNEVIYKVKHEYMSEPETDHDRPRKMAQLGRRQYDGIGPVTNDGMPIILRSEVQEPHQHEWYKRLYQTIHKQKNGDDFVIRYKCPRARPSYKSNGYVSEPEPNYDSDYSTVRYRTQNPHRVQSVSSAVNVRNLSQDEKLYGTMPNPIKSAQNSYKNQPGRIEDYTTGHSSVSEKEKKEWWDEVMDIFNGNLEQSKLSPLYTEGNLSRALAKESGYTSDSNLVFRKKELPVSSPLSPVEQRQAYKSLQAGGEPPLFGFRKPAPERPRDPDSNAPPIPPQPPIKGLYSSTYDLPYSTDTIDGSDVNIHFKTPIRHEQKQHIPEEELATRQAEHMQKLYHEERRRKYLQELQDMNSRRHTDNFTPSQKSPIALNRYDDFPTDVTLKSLVGPKTVARALYNFQGQSSKELSFRKGDTIYIRRQIDPNWYEGEHNAMIGLLPASYVEIVSRDGARTPSKRPSEGQARAKYNFQAQSGVELSLNKGELVTLTRRVDGNWFEGKIANRKGIFPVSYVEVLTDIGAEDIAARTTTVISSQSTTNLRPNLDVLRTNINNEFNTLTQNGAQPVNGILKETRTLHKTDALHVDTSSEPLAYRALYKYRPQNSDELELLEGDLVHVLEKCDDGWFVGTSQRTGCFGTFPGNYVERA; from the exons atggggCAGG AGTACACTCAGAGCACGGGCACGACGATGTTCGCACCAAAATTCAAGGCACGCGCGCCTTCAGGATCAG GCGTGTGGACACCGTACGGTTCCGCCAGCGATCTGAACCACAGCTCATCGGCGGCGCCCACGCCCCCGCCGCCGCCCACGCAGCCCGTGTGGACACCGCAGCCATCGCCGTCGTTGAGCGGCCGCAAGGAGTTCCGTCCGGTGCGCTTCGAGTCGCCCACCCTGCCACGCCGCTATACGGCACTCCAgcaacagccgcagcagccgcAACAGCAGGAGCCACAGACGAAGAGCACGACGACGATACCACCCTGGTCGCATACAAACGGAGATCCCTACTCCGACTACACCGAAACGGACTGCTCCGCCCATTTTGGCCCAGTGGCGCCATCAGCCAGCGTCTCGGACAAGATCAGAA CCTTTGAACGCTCGGCCTCCACCTCGGAGCTGCAGAGGCCGTTCGTGCGCCGCCAACTGTCGGACACTAGCCGCCCAGCCTATAGGCCCAATGAAGTCA TCTACAAAGTCAAGCACGAGTATATGAGCGAACCGGAAACGGACCACGATCGTCCGCGCAAAATGGCACAGTTAGGTCGGAGGCAGTACGATGGCATCGGTCCGGTGACCAACGATGGAATGCCCATCATACTCAGATCG GAGGTCCAGGAGCCGCATCAGCATGAGTGGTACAAGCGCCTCTATCAGACCATACACAAGCAGAAGAACGGCG ACGATTTCGTGATACGCTACAAGTGTCCCAGAG CCCGTCCGTCGTACAAGAGCAACGGTTACGTATCAGAGCCCGAACCCAACTACGACTCCGACTACTCCACGGTGAGGTACCGCACACAGAATCCGCATCGAGTGCAGTCAGTCTCCTCGGCCGTCAATGTGCGAAACCTGAGCCAGGACGAGAA GTTGTATGGTACTATGCCAAATCCCATCAAGTCGGCTCAGAATTCGTATAAAAATCAGCCAGGTCGCATCGAGGACTACACCACAGGACATTCGTCTGTGTCCGAAAAGGAGAAGAAGGAG TGGTGGGACGAAGTGATGGACATCTTTAACGGG AATCTAGAACAATCGAAGCTATCTCCACTCTACACAGAAGGCAACTTGTCCAG AGCTCTGGCCAAGGAATCCGGCTACACCAGCGACTCCAACCTAGTCTTCCGCAAGAAGGAGCTGCCCGTCAGCAGTCCCCTCAGCCCCGTGGAGCAGCGACAGGCCTACAAGAGTCTACAGGCAGGCGGAGAACCGCCCCTTTTCGGCTTCCGCAAGCCAGCGCCCGAGAGGCCCAGAG ATCCCGACTCGAACGCGCCCCCCATACCCCCACAGCCGCCAATCAAGGGCCTCTACAGCTCCACCTACGACCTACCGTACAGCACTGACACTATCGATGGCTCAG ACGTCAACATTCACTTCAAGACACCGATAAGGCATGAGCAGAAGCAGCACATACCGGAGGAGGAACTAGCCACACGCCAAGCGGAGCATATGCAGAAGCTGTACCACGAGGAGCGACGCCGCAAGTATCTACAGGAGCTGCAGGACATGAACTCTCGACGCCACACGGACAACTTCACGCCCTCGCAGAAGTCCCCGATCGCCCTAAACCGCTACGATGACTTCCCCACCGACGTGACGCTCAAGTCGCTGGTGGGTCCCAAAACCGTTGCCCGGGCCCTCTACAACTTCCAGGGACAGAGCTCCAA AGAGCTCTCCTTCCGCAAGGGCGACACCATCTACATAAGGCGGCAGATCGATCCCAATTGGTATGAGGGTGAGCACAATGCGATGATCGGGTTGCTGCCAGCGAGCTATGTGGAG ATTGTTAGCCGCGATGGCGCCCGCACTCCGTCCAAGCGGCCATCGGAGGGCCAGGCTCGTGCCAAATACAATTTCCAGGCCCAGTCGGGCGTAGAGCTATCTCTGAACAAGGGAGAGCTGGTCACGCTGACGCGTAGGGTGGATGGAAACTGGTTCGAGGGCAAGATCGCCAACAGGAAGGGCATATTCCCAGTGTCCTATGTGGAG GTGCTCACGGACATTGGAGCCGAGGATATCGCGGCCAGAACAACGACCGTGATCAGCAGCCAGAGCACCACAAATCTGCGGCCCAATCTGGATGTGCTGCGCACAAACATCAACAATGAGTTCAACACGCTGACCCAGAACGGAGCCCAGCCCGTGAACGGAATCCTGAAAGAAACGCGGACGCTGCACAAGACGGACGCACTCCACGTGGACACCAGCTCCGAGCCACTGGC CTATCGCGCCCTGTACAAGTACCGGCCACAGAACTCCGATGAACTGGAGCTGCTGGAGGGGGATTTGGTGCACGTGCTGGAGAAGTGCGACGACGGATGGTTCGTGGGCACCTCGCAGCGCACCGGCTGCTTTGGCACATTCCCCGGCAACTATGTGGAACGCGCCTAA